DNA sequence from the Daphnia carinata strain CSIRO-1 chromosome 8, CSIRO_AGI_Dcar_HiC_V3, whole genome shotgun sequence genome:
ACGAATACCCCCTGGAAGAAATTGAGGTAATATCAGTTTATCTAAAATAGCAAAGAATTTatgattcattttgtttgattaCAATTTTAGTACGCTATTGAGTACGACCCACtgattttaaagaaatacGCTGAGGTCGCTATCCAATCAGCCGATAATTTGGTCGATGGCGTCACCGCGTCGGACGAGAACAAGTTCGATTATTCCTCGTATAACGGCCAACCTTACGATCAGAGTAACTGGATCGGTGGTGAAGGCTACATCTGTCCTAGCGATGTTCTTTATGCCCGTCCTGTCCGGGCTGTGAACGTCGAAGGAGAATGGCGTGTCATTGTCCAGAATGTTGCCTCCTACACTCAAACTCAGCGTGTTGAGACTTGCCTGGTCCCTGGCGCTTCCTGTCGCACGTTGGCACCGTGTTACCGCAGTTCCTGTGTCCAGAAATATGTCTACCATCGTATGCTCTCCTTTGACCCTTGCAATAGCCAAAGAGGCCTCTTCATTGACATTTACAAATTGCCATCAGCTTGCTCGTGTCGTATTCCTCCCAAGTCCCATTAACTAAGTGGTTCATCGACCTTGTAATTCACCGAACTATTATCATGCTCTGTCAAAGTTATTAACGTATGAATCCATTAATTCTCTCTGAACTCAACTTGCCGATGCGCAATGCTATCCCTTAATCTCTTCTACCAGGTTTGGCAATGTCATTCGCTAAATAATTTAAAGCAATAAACTATATTTTTGTCTCGTAACTTGTATTGTCTCATAGTCAATATGCTTTGCTTGGCTATGTAACCTTTATATTCAATTATACAAAGGAATCATTTAATATTACATGGAATTACCCTATGCTAGAAACTGAACGCCTTTTGGTCTGCTCGACACTGAATATTTGTGCTAGTGCTAGATGGCGTAATTAACCGTGGGAATTTTGTCTCAAAAATCTACAAAACTTGACATTCGTTGGAATTGGTTAAATATCTCAGGTaatagtcaaaattgaatgctgctTCCAGTTTCTTATTATTTCTTATTAACGTTTAATtacattaatttatttaagTGTTTTCCGTTTTCGATTAGGCAACGTTGCAGGGGGGGGGTCGCTTTCTTCTGAAGTACCGGATTTATTCCAcatttttcgccgccattgtggTCGATGCGTTCGCCAGAGATTGTTTGCCGCTAATAAGATCGTGGTCTCTGTTAGAGACTTTTGTGCAAGTATTGATTTTGGTCTTAGATCATTCTGGTAATATGTTTCTGAATATGTTGGTCATAACATAATTTCTAAAGTGAGCAATAACGGGATAATTGTGTTTTGTGTAGGTTTTGAATGCGCGGACAAATTGGTCGAAGGTAGTTTTACTCAGTAAGTGTTGATGGAAGTGGTCAATCAGTGAGCTTCCTGCCCGGGATGTTGGAGAAATAGAACTGAAAAGGTATGTAATCTGAATACGTAGAAATGGAGTAAAGATTGGtgcattaaataaaaaaaatttttattttaaaacgaaattttcTAGCTGTCAGTGATCGATCGTACTCTAGGGAAATGTGTATTTCGGAGTTTGTCGTCTTAAAACCCTGGCTTTGAAGATAATGATTGTGAAAcaacaaggtaagtgttttgttgtattcctagtgtgattactttaatatggttttagccctagtgtcatgaagctggccacacctcgaaaggctgcctgAATCTATTTAGTGAATTggcggaagatggaaagctgCATGAGTAATACATTTCGGAAGTTGTGACGTGCGATGAAAAGggactgtttaagggcatcgtctgtggggaacgctttaagaatttttataaattcatctgtcaggtaagccatttctcaaaactatattttatgatttaaaaatatctattaggtttgctttaggttacagtaaaagatgtacctcaatacttAACACCATTCGAAGGAGCTGGCCTGCGCCAATtacttcaaaacataaaaaattctggctacataaaaccaacacctgttcttAAAGCTTCA
Encoded proteins:
- the LOC130700134 gene encoding neurotrophin 1-like isoform X1 yields the protein MALRMMLLGLMAVAALSHAEPLPKAVADPQYHPRYEHDYQPYPGYHKPSYKPDYPESYPKPAYPPYSAYKPSYGSSYKKDNYYCDPRTPPQCANSSSVYCLSDYEYPLEEIEYAIEYDPLILKKYAEVAIQSADNLVDGVTASDENKFDYSSYNGQPYDQSNWIGGEGYICPSDVLYARPVRAVNVEGEWRVIVQNVASYTQTQRVETCLVPGASCRTLAPCYRSSCVQKYVYHRMLSFDPCNSQRGLFIDIYKLPSACSCRIPPKSH